From the Polynucleobacter sp. MWH-UH35A genome, one window contains:
- a CDS encoding MFS transporter: MNPSELRSTLALAGIFGLRMLGLFLLLPIFSVHARGLPGGEHALWVGLTLGIFNIVQACFYIPLGRLSDQIGRKPVVLWGLSLFVAGALICAAKDDLLWIAIGRGIMGAGAVSAAISAWVADLTREQVRTRAMALVGGSIALSFALSLVIAAPIYRAISLSGIFIVLAGLGVIAMFVTYYVLPTSKPEAKVQQASLQEVFLRPELMRLNLGVFVLHATQVAMFLVVPRLLVQAGLPLSSHWEIYLPVVMLSFVFMAPAIIYGEKKQKLRTVLLIAIVLLLIAETLFTQANSVISIAVALLIYFVGFNLLEALQPSLVSRFAKESKGTALGVYNTTQSIGLFSGAVIGGYLMDSHGDLSVFAMGAALLVCWLIIAWSMGEMPTRATESKDAATTT, from the coding sequence ATGAATCCTTCTGAACTTCGCTCCACTCTGGCCTTAGCAGGCATCTTTGGCCTCCGTATGCTGGGCCTATTCTTGCTATTGCCCATCTTCAGCGTTCATGCTCGGGGCTTGCCGGGCGGTGAGCATGCCCTCTGGGTGGGTTTGACCCTCGGAATCTTCAATATTGTTCAGGCCTGTTTTTATATCCCCTTGGGCCGTTTATCGGACCAAATTGGCCGTAAACCGGTAGTTTTATGGGGCCTTTCCTTATTTGTAGCTGGGGCCTTAATTTGCGCCGCCAAAGATGACTTGCTCTGGATCGCCATTGGCCGCGGAATTATGGGTGCTGGCGCAGTATCGGCAGCAATTTCAGCCTGGGTTGCAGATTTAACCCGTGAGCAGGTTCGCACTCGAGCCATGGCATTGGTCGGCGGCAGTATTGCGCTCTCATTTGCCTTGTCTTTGGTCATTGCTGCTCCAATTTATCGTGCGATCAGTCTGAGTGGAATTTTTATCGTTCTGGCAGGATTGGGTGTGATTGCGATGTTTGTGACGTATTACGTTTTGCCGACAAGCAAACCTGAGGCAAAGGTTCAACAAGCCTCATTACAAGAAGTTTTCCTTCGTCCGGAGTTAATGCGTTTAAATCTCGGCGTTTTTGTATTGCATGCGACTCAAGTGGCGATGTTCTTGGTTGTTCCAAGACTGCTGGTTCAAGCAGGATTGCCGCTCTCTTCTCATTGGGAAATTTATTTGCCGGTAGTCATGCTCTCATTTGTCTTTATGGCGCCCGCAATTATTTATGGTGAGAAGAAGCAGAAACTAAGAACAGTATTGTTGATTGCAATTGTTTTATTGTTGATTGCTGAAACACTATTTACACAAGCGAATTCGGTTATCTCTATTGCAGTGGCACTATTGATTTATTTTGTCGGCTTTAATTTACTCGAAGCCTTACAACCTTCTTTGGTATCGCGTTTTGCCAAGGAATCTAAAGGTACTGCATTAGGCGTCTACAACACTACGCAATCCATTGGCTTGTTTTCAGGGGCGGTAATTGGGGGTTATTTGATGGATAGCCATGGTGATTTATCGGTCTTTGCGATGGGTGCAGCTCTCCTAGTTTGCTGGCTTATAATTGCTTGGTCGATGGGTGAAATGCCAACCAGAGCAACAGAATCAAAGGATGCAGCCACAACGACATAA
- a CDS encoding HAD family hydrolase, which translates to MPSAFNTHNTNPLAQHPQAWERAGHVKLLVLDVDGVLTNGQVWIGADGKESLKAFDIQDGLGIKLLEQCGIPTAIITGRNSKMVLARCEELGIKHVHMGVENKAIALAEVTKSLGLTSADCAVMGDDWPDMQMMKNAGLRICPAQGHEAVKEFAHLVTTRNGGNSAVREVCDLILKAQNHYEELLSKARS; encoded by the coding sequence ATGCCTAGCGCCTTTAATACCCACAACACTAACCCTCTGGCGCAACACCCTCAAGCTTGGGAGCGCGCAGGTCATGTGAAGCTCCTAGTTTTGGATGTTGATGGTGTTTTAACAAACGGACAAGTTTGGATTGGCGCTGATGGTAAAGAGTCTTTAAAAGCGTTTGATATTCAAGATGGATTGGGTATTAAATTATTGGAGCAATGTGGCATTCCCACTGCCATCATCACTGGCAGAAATTCCAAAATGGTCTTGGCACGCTGCGAAGAGCTTGGGATTAAACACGTTCACATGGGTGTTGAAAATAAAGCCATTGCATTGGCAGAGGTCACTAAATCCTTAGGACTCACTTCAGCAGATTGCGCTGTTATGGGTGACGACTGGCCAGACATGCAAATGATGAAGAATGCGGGTTTGCGCATTTGTCCCGCACAAGGTCATGAGGCTGTTAAAGAATTTGCTCATTTAGTAACGACCCGCAATGGCGGCAATAGCGCAGTCCGCGAAGTATGTGACCTGATTCTGAAAGCACAAAATCACTACGAAGAATTATTAAGTAAA
- a CDS encoding monovalent cation:proton antiporter family protein produces MPSVLQLTLILLASGVAGVVIFRYFGLPPILGYLAIGVLIGPHAFGLANDSATVKYLAEFGVVFLMFSIGLEFNLHKLRAMRAIVFGLGGSQVILTMLLAIPASLLMNWIYPISWHAAIALGGALAMSSTAIVTKLISDRAELETEHGRNVVGILLFQDLAVVFLLILLPSLGKNPSDLFVALTAASIKITVALVLIFFIGQSLMSHWFRLVAKLRSQELFMLNLLLIVLGMAGLTEHFGLSLALGAFLAGMLISETPYRHQVEEDVKPFRDVLLGLFFITIGMLLDFNVIGEQWMLVLALLVGPLVFKFGLIALLSRAFGSSPGISIRTGLCLAQAGEFGFVLLNQIDGLDLIDPTLSQAVLAAMLISMFCAPFLIEYSDRIAMRFSSNEWLLQSLALTRVAAKSVRNENHVVICGFGRSGQSLARMLDQEKIPYIALDLDPDRVKEAAAAGDNVVYGDASRENYLVAAGLSRAKAVVITYADTAASMRVLRQVEHLRPGMTVLVRTRDDADIAKLQAAGATEVVPELIEGSLMIASHVLLIMGVPMRKVVRRITTAREERYSLLRGYFRGSADDDFGSNESWRLHAITLLPHSQAIGKTLGELDLDKEGVNVQAVRRKGRNADYVKLDPAPDLILEANDILVISGNSEATDLAEAKLL; encoded by the coding sequence ATGCCGTCAGTCCTTCAATTAACCCTCATTCTCCTGGCCTCGGGTGTGGCCGGAGTGGTTATTTTCCGCTATTTTGGCTTACCCCCTATTTTGGGCTATTTGGCCATTGGCGTACTGATTGGCCCCCATGCCTTTGGTTTGGCAAACGATTCGGCTACGGTGAAGTATTTGGCTGAATTCGGGGTGGTTTTTTTGATGTTCTCGATTGGTCTGGAGTTTAACCTGCATAAATTGCGGGCAATGCGAGCTATCGTATTTGGGCTTGGTGGCAGCCAAGTCATTCTGACAATGCTGTTGGCGATCCCAGCTAGCTTATTAATGAATTGGATTTATCCCATCTCTTGGCACGCTGCGATTGCTTTGGGTGGTGCGCTGGCAATGTCATCGACCGCAATTGTGACCAAGCTGATTTCTGATCGTGCTGAATTAGAGACTGAACACGGTCGCAATGTAGTAGGTATTTTGTTATTCCAAGATTTGGCCGTGGTCTTCTTATTGATCTTATTGCCATCGCTTGGAAAAAATCCTTCAGACTTATTTGTTGCACTTACTGCAGCCTCGATCAAAATCACAGTAGCTTTGGTATTGATTTTCTTTATCGGCCAAAGCTTGATGAGTCATTGGTTTAGGTTGGTTGCTAAGTTGCGTTCACAAGAGTTATTCATGTTGAATCTCTTGTTGATCGTGTTGGGCATGGCGGGATTGACTGAGCACTTTGGCTTATCGTTGGCGCTAGGTGCGTTCTTAGCGGGCATGTTGATTTCTGAAACACCGTATCGACATCAGGTAGAGGAGGATGTCAAACCGTTCCGCGATGTCTTGCTAGGTCTCTTCTTTATAACGATTGGCATGCTGCTCGATTTCAATGTAATTGGTGAGCAGTGGATGCTTGTCTTGGCTTTATTAGTTGGCCCACTGGTCTTTAAATTTGGACTTATCGCGCTTCTGTCAAGGGCGTTTGGTTCAAGTCCTGGCATCTCTATTAGAACTGGCTTGTGCTTGGCTCAGGCAGGTGAATTTGGCTTTGTGTTACTCAATCAAATTGATGGTTTGGATTTAATTGATCCGACTTTGAGTCAGGCGGTGCTAGCGGCCATGTTGATCTCGATGTTTTGCGCGCCCTTCCTAATTGAATATAGCGACCGTATTGCGATGCGTTTTTCTAGTAATGAGTGGTTGCTGCAATCACTTGCGCTGACTCGCGTTGCCGCCAAGAGTGTGCGTAATGAAAACCATGTAGTCATTTGCGGCTTTGGTCGTTCTGGCCAAAGTTTAGCCCGCATGCTTGACCAAGAAAAGATTCCTTACATCGCTTTAGATTTAGATCCCGATCGTGTTAAAGAGGCGGCTGCTGCTGGCGACAATGTGGTGTATGGCGATGCCAGCCGTGAAAATTATTTGGTTGCTGCAGGCCTTTCAAGAGCAAAGGCAGTGGTGATTACTTATGCTGATACTGCCGCAAGCATGCGTGTTCTTCGTCAAGTGGAGCACTTGCGTCCAGGGATGACTGTATTAGTGCGTACTAGAGATGATGCGGATATTGCCAAGTTACAGGCTGCTGGGGCTACAGAAGTCGTACCCGAACTCATTGAAGGCAGCTTAATGATTGCCTCACATGTTCTGCTGATCATGGGGGTGCCCATGCGTAAGGTGGTGCGGCGCATAACAACCGCAAGGGAAGAGCGTTATAGCTTGTTACGAGGTTACTTTCGCGGATCGGCAGACGATGACTTTGGCTCGAATGAATCCTGGCGCTTACATGCCATTACTCTGTTGCCGCATTCGCAGGCGATTGGTAAAACCCTGGGTGAGCTTGACCTAGACAAAGAGGGCGTCAATGTTCAGGCTGTCCGTCGTAAAGGTCGAAACGCTGACTATGTGAAGCTAGACCCCGCCCCAGATCTCATACTTGAGGCTAATGATATTTTGGTGATCTCAGGTAATTCAGAGGCAACGGATTTAGCCGAAGCTAAATTGCTCTGA
- the ssb gene encoding single-stranded DNA-binding protein, whose amino-acid sequence MASVNKVIIVGNVGRDPETRYMPSGDAVTNISVATSDRYKDKQTGEMKETTEWHRVAFFGKLAEIAGQYLKKGSQVYVEGRLRTRKWTDASGQEKYSTEIVVETMQMLGGKPVGGSGDGGESYSRSKPAEQSAPAASSAASLGAMDDDIPF is encoded by the coding sequence ATGGCTTCGGTAAATAAGGTCATCATCGTAGGTAACGTAGGACGCGATCCAGAGACGCGTTACATGCCAAGCGGCGACGCCGTTACAAACATTTCAGTAGCAACATCTGATCGCTACAAAGACAAACAAACTGGCGAAATGAAAGAAACCACAGAATGGCATCGAGTTGCATTCTTTGGCAAGCTTGCTGAAATCGCTGGTCAGTACCTCAAAAAAGGTTCACAGGTTTATGTTGAAGGTCGTTTGCGTACACGCAAATGGACTGATGCTAGTGGTCAAGAAAAGTATTCCACAGAGATCGTTGTAGAAACTATGCAAATGCTTGGTGGCAAGCCAGTTGGTGGTAGTGGTGATGGTGGTGAAAGCTATAGCCGCTCAAAACCGGCTGAACAGTCTGCCCCAGCAGCATCAAGCGCGGCATCACTTGGCGCAATGGATGACGATATTCCGTTTTAA
- the uvrA gene encoding excinuclease ABC subunit UvrA translates to MNNEIKIRGARTHNLKNINLDIPREKLVVLTGLSGSGKSSLAFDTLYAEGQRRYVESLSAYARQFLQLMEKPDVDTIEGLSPAISIEQKATSHNPRSTVGTVTEIHDYLRLLFARAGTPHCPDHDLPLEAQSVSQMVDTVLSMPEDTKLMVLAPVVSERKGEFIDLFQDLQAQGFVRFRVRSGGGAANAAKAEIFEVDHLPTLKKNDKHSIEVVVDRIKVRPDIQQRLAESFETALRLADGKAMIVDMDSGKEMIFSSKFACPVCSYSLQELEPRLFSFNNPMGACPSCDGLGHQSFFDPKRIVAHPDLSLASGAIKGWDRRNQFYFKLLQTLAKHGGFDVEKPFETLNKKQQDLILLGSGDVTIPFEYINERGKNSIREHAFEGIVANFERRYRETDSMTVREELSRYQNVQTCPECNGSRLRKEARFVKVGEKKQSRAIYEISALPLKEAKEYFEALELKGAKREIADKIVKEISARLRFLNDVGLDYLSLERSADTLSGGEAQRIRLASQIGSGLTGVMYVLDEPSIGLHQRDNDRLIGTLKHLRDLGNSVLVVEHDEDMIRASDWVIDIGPGAGVHGGEVVAQGTPTEVEANTNSLTGAYLASREAIAVPEKRIPVNDRFLEIIGARGNNLQSVHAKIPVGLLTCVTGVSGSGKSTLINDTLHHAVAQHLYGSNTEPAAHDAIKGLEHFDKVISVDQSPIGRTPRSNPATYTGLFTPIRELFAGVPASRERGYEAGRFSFNVKGGRCDSCEGDGVLKVEMHFLPDVYVPCDVCHGKRYNRETLDIRYKGKNIHEVLSMTIEQAHEFFEAVPVVKRKLKTLLDVGLGYVKLGQSATTLSGGEAQRVKLSLELSKRDTGRTLYILDEPTTGLHFHDIQLLLSVIQTLKKQGNTIVIIEHNLDVIKTADWIIDLGPKGGAGGGQIIATGTPEDVAKNEVSFTGHYLAPLLTRKTSTPAASKKKK, encoded by the coding sequence ATGAATAACGAAATCAAGATCCGCGGTGCACGCACCCACAACCTCAAAAACATCAATCTAGACATTCCTAGAGAGAAACTTGTCGTACTTACCGGTCTATCGGGTTCAGGCAAAAGCTCGTTGGCTTTTGACACCCTGTATGCAGAAGGTCAACGCCGCTATGTTGAATCTCTCTCAGCTTATGCCCGTCAGTTTTTGCAACTCATGGAAAAGCCGGATGTCGACACGATTGAAGGACTTTCACCAGCGATTTCGATTGAACAAAAGGCGACTAGCCATAACCCGCGCTCAACCGTAGGCACCGTTACTGAAATTCATGATTACTTACGTTTGTTGTTTGCGCGCGCAGGCACGCCGCATTGCCCAGACCACGATCTTCCATTAGAGGCACAAAGCGTCTCTCAAATGGTCGACACCGTTTTGTCGATGCCAGAAGATACAAAGTTGATGGTCTTGGCCCCCGTTGTCAGCGAGCGCAAAGGCGAATTCATTGATCTCTTCCAAGATCTGCAAGCACAGGGCTTTGTGCGCTTTCGGGTACGCTCTGGCGGTGGCGCAGCTAACGCTGCTAAGGCGGAAATCTTTGAAGTAGATCATCTACCCACCCTAAAGAAAAACGATAAGCACTCAATTGAAGTCGTAGTAGATCGCATTAAAGTGCGACCCGATATTCAGCAACGTTTAGCAGAATCCTTTGAAACTGCATTACGTCTTGCCGATGGTAAGGCCATGATCGTGGATATGGATTCAGGCAAAGAGATGATTTTCTCGAGCAAGTTTGCTTGCCCAGTATGTTCATATTCATTACAAGAATTAGAGCCTCGCCTCTTCTCCTTTAATAATCCGATGGGTGCCTGTCCATCGTGTGACGGCCTTGGCCACCAGTCCTTCTTTGATCCAAAAAGAATTGTTGCTCATCCCGATTTATCGCTAGCATCAGGTGCTATTAAGGGCTGGGATCGTCGTAATCAGTTTTATTTCAAACTACTTCAGACACTAGCTAAGCATGGTGGCTTTGATGTAGAGAAGCCATTTGAGACTCTGAACAAGAAGCAGCAAGATCTCATTCTGCTGGGATCCGGTGATGTCACTATTCCGTTTGAGTACATCAATGAACGCGGCAAAAACAGTATTCGCGAACATGCTTTTGAAGGGATTGTTGCCAACTTTGAAAGACGCTATCGCGAAACCGATTCGATGACAGTGCGTGAAGAATTGTCACGCTATCAGAACGTACAAACTTGCCCAGAATGCAACGGTAGCCGCTTACGTAAAGAAGCTCGCTTTGTCAAAGTTGGTGAAAAGAAACAATCACGTGCTATTTATGAAATTAGCGCACTGCCACTCAAAGAAGCTAAAGAATATTTTGAAGCGCTTGAACTCAAGGGCGCTAAACGAGAAATCGCCGACAAAATTGTTAAGGAGATCAGTGCACGCCTACGCTTCTTAAATGACGTAGGCCTTGACTACCTCTCGCTGGAGCGCAGTGCCGACACCCTGTCTGGCGGTGAAGCACAGCGTATACGCCTCGCAAGCCAGATTGGCTCTGGCTTAACGGGTGTGATGTATGTTTTAGATGAACCTTCTATTGGCCTCCATCAACGTGATAACGATCGCTTGATTGGAACCCTGAAGCACTTACGCGATTTGGGCAATAGTGTTTTGGTAGTTGAGCACGATGAAGACATGATCCGCGCCTCTGACTGGGTAATCGATATTGGCCCTGGTGCGGGCGTTCATGGCGGTGAAGTGGTCGCACAAGGCACACCTACAGAAGTTGAGGCAAACACGAACTCCTTAACTGGCGCCTATCTTGCTAGCCGAGAAGCGATTGCGGTTCCAGAAAAACGAATTCCTGTAAATGATCGCTTCCTAGAAATCATCGGTGCACGTGGTAATAATCTGCAATCTGTACACGCCAAGATTCCAGTTGGCTTGTTAACTTGCGTTACAGGTGTATCGGGTTCCGGTAAATCTACCTTGATTAACGACACTCTCCATCATGCCGTTGCACAACATCTTTACGGCTCGAATACAGAACCTGCAGCACACGATGCGATCAAGGGTTTAGAGCACTTCGATAAGGTAATTAGTGTTGATCAATCTCCGATCGGCAGAACTCCACGCTCTAATCCTGCAACCTACACAGGGCTATTTACTCCGATTAGAGAGCTCTTTGCCGGCGTTCCTGCATCACGTGAACGAGGCTATGAGGCAGGTCGCTTTTCCTTTAACGTTAAAGGCGGTCGCTGTGATTCTTGTGAAGGCGATGGTGTTCTCAAAGTAGAAATGCATTTCTTGCCCGACGTTTATGTGCCATGCGATGTTTGTCATGGCAAGCGTTATAACCGCGAGACTTTAGATATTCGCTACAAAGGTAAGAATATTCATGAAGTGCTGTCGATGACTATTGAACAAGCCCATGAGTTTTTTGAAGCAGTCCCTGTAGTTAAACGCAAACTCAAAACATTGCTAGATGTAGGTCTGGGTTATGTAAAGCTTGGACAAAGTGCCACCACCCTCTCTGGTGGAGAAGCACAACGCGTAAAACTCTCGCTTGAGCTCTCTAAGCGCGACACCGGCAGAACCTTGTACATCCTAGACGAACCGACTACTGGATTGCATTTCCATGACATTCAGTTATTACTATCAGTCATCCAAACACTCAAGAAGCAGGGCAACACAATTGTCATCATTGAGCACAACCTTGATGTCATTAAAACGGCTGACTGGATTATTGACTTAGGACCAAAAGGCGGAGCAGGTGGCGGACAAATTATTGCTACTGGCACGCCAGAGGATGTTGCGAAGAATGAAGTCAGCTTTACGGGCCACTACTTAGCACCTTTGCTCACTCGCAAAACTTCTACGCCTGCAGCAAGCAAAAAGAAAAAGTAA
- a CDS encoding SIS domain-containing protein, giving the protein MIAKTRERTLKLARDTLTIEAAALQTMRDRLEGANADALVLAVELLHGCKGRIVVSGIGKSGHIARKIAATFASTGSPAFFVHPAEASHGDLGMVTRDDVFVALSNSGETDELLTIVPIVKRTGAKLIALTGAPNSSLAKLADAHLDTSVEKEACPLNLAPTTSTTAALAMGDALAVALLDARGFEAEDFIRSHPGGRLGRKQLMHVSEVMRSLADTPKISIDASLQDALLEMTSKRMGMVVILDANKKVFGILTDGDLRRLLEKTTNLDGIKLESATTADPRTIPAELLAEEAIEMMEKHRINHLVVTDDKGHLLGALNLHDLFAAKVI; this is encoded by the coding sequence ATGATAGCTAAGACTCGTGAACGTACCCTAAAGCTTGCGCGCGACACCCTCACTATTGAGGCTGCTGCACTGCAAACCATGCGTGATCGCCTTGAGGGCGCCAATGCGGATGCTCTCGTCCTGGCGGTTGAGCTTTTACATGGCTGCAAGGGCAGAATCGTCGTTTCTGGAATCGGCAAATCGGGGCATATTGCCCGCAAAATTGCCGCCACCTTCGCCTCCACAGGCTCCCCCGCCTTTTTTGTACACCCTGCAGAAGCCAGCCATGGTGATTTAGGCATGGTTACAAGAGACGATGTTTTTGTCGCGCTCTCCAATTCTGGAGAGACCGACGAGCTTCTTACCATCGTTCCAATTGTCAAACGCACCGGCGCAAAACTCATTGCTCTGACTGGCGCTCCAAATTCTTCTCTGGCCAAGTTGGCTGATGCTCATTTAGATACCAGCGTAGAAAAAGAAGCATGCCCTTTAAATCTTGCACCCACCACTAGCACTACTGCAGCTTTAGCAATGGGTGATGCACTAGCGGTTGCCTTACTAGATGCTCGCGGTTTTGAGGCAGAAGACTTCATTCGCTCTCACCCAGGCGGCAGACTCGGTCGCAAACAACTGATGCATGTGAGTGAAGTCATGCGCAGTCTTGCAGATACCCCAAAGATTTCTATCGACGCCTCCCTACAAGACGCCTTGTTAGAGATGACGTCCAAGCGGATGGGCATGGTGGTTATTCTGGATGCCAATAAAAAAGTGTTTGGCATACTGACTGATGGAGACTTACGTCGCCTTCTAGAAAAAACAACTAATCTTGACGGCATCAAACTCGAGAGTGCCACTACTGCCGACCCTCGCACTATTCCAGCAGAACTACTTGCTGAAGAAGCGATTGAGATGATGGAAAAACATCGCATCAATCATCTAGTGGTGACTGATGACAAAGGACACTTGCTAGGCGCCTTAAATCTGCATGATTTATTTGCAGCAAAAGTGATTTAG